The genomic DNA AAATGTTCACATGTGGGAACCTGCCCGAAAGAGCGCTGCGCTTATTTTTGGATGGGCTGCAGATCGTGCCGATAGATGATTTGTAGAAGTTATCCTTCCCAAGTCTGAAGACTTGGGGCACCCGGGAGAAGTAATCACATTTCTCAATTTTTGAAATAATAACTTGACACATTTATTGTCATTTACTATCATTTGCTATCACAAAGGAGATTTATCAATGGATAATATTGAAAAAGAATGGCTTTCTATAGAGGAAGCAGGAGCGTACTTAAATCTGGGGAAAACCGTCATTTACGAATTAGCGCGCGAGGGACGAATTCCCGCTAGCAAAATAGGAAAAAAATGGACATTCGAAAAAAAACAGCTAGACGAGTGGCTTAGATCGAATCAGCCAGTTGAATCATTTTTCGTTTCTTTAGATGCAAACATTGACTCTAATTTAAATTTACGCGAACCGCAAATTGAGGGCTACATTTCCACATATGAGTTTTTTCAAGAGGGCCAATCCAAAGCAATTATTCAAATTCCTGTGGGTTGTGGTAAATCTGGTTTAGCTTCAATATTACCAATTGGATTAGCCAGAGGTAGAGTTCTGGTCATTGCACCAAATCTTACAATAAAAAACACCCTATACGAGTCAATGGACATTACCAATAGGCGAAAATGTTTTTGGCGCAAGGTTAAAGTCTTGTCTAATTCTCAAATGTCCTCTGGACCCTTAGTCTGTACCTTAGAGTCCGGCAATATATCGGTGGCTGAAAAAGCACATATCATAATAACCAATATCCAACAGCTAGCAACTAACGGCGATAAATGGTTAGCTCAATTCCCTGATCGCTTCTTCGACATGATAATTATTGATGAGGCGCATCATAGTGCGGCTTCCAGTTGGAAAAAAGTTCTTGACAAATTCCCCGACTCTAAGGTAGTACATTTAACTGCGACGCCATTTCGTAGCGACCGTCAGGAAATAGATGGCAAATTAGTGTATCGTTACTCATTCAGAAGCGCAACACTAAAGGGATACATAAAACGACTAAAGGCAAGTTATATAGCACCCAAAGAAATTGAAATATCTTTTTCAGATGACGAAAATAGAATATATACACTTGAGGAAGTACTTGAGTTAAAAGAGGAGGAATGGTTTAGTCGAAATGTCGCACTTGCGAAACCATGCAACCAACACATTGTTGACAATAGTCTTGCCAAGTTGGAAGACCTGCGGATAACAGGTACTAGACATCAACTTATTGCTGTAGCATGTTCTATAAACCATGCCAAGGAAATCCGTTCTTTGTATATCGAACGTGGCTACAATGCCGAAGTTATTCATAGCAAACTTACTACTGACGAAAAAGATGATATTATGAGAAACCTCTATAATGGCACTCTTGACTGCATTATTCAGGTACAAATGCTTGGCGAGGGTTTTGATCATCCTAAACTAAGTGTTGCAGCTATTTTTCGCCCATTTCGCACCTTGGCACCTTATATCCAATTCGTAGGTCGAATTATGCGTGTAGTTGTACAAAACCGCCCATCGCATCCTGACAACAATGGTCACATTGTTACACACCTTGGCATGAACTTGGATCAACGCCTTAAAGAATTCAAGCAGTTTGAAAATGATGATCAAGCTTTCTGGGAGAAAGTTATCAGCGGTGCAGAACCTGAGGTACCCAAAAGTGTGCGGGAAGGTTCGGCAAGACTGTCTGCAGATGAAAGCGATGTTGTAATTAGTGGCGAGATCGTCGATGCACTATGGGAAGAGGATTTTGCCGATATGGATGAAAAGTATATCATAGAAGATTTACGTGAAAAGCTTAAGTCTTTAGGATTGGATCCTTCAATAGCGGAAGAAATTATAAAGCAGGCCAAAGGCAAGACAATTTCCCAGCGGAATGCTTCTGAAGCGTTTCCAATATTACCCCAAAAGGAATGGGAAACACTGAAACATCAAGTTTATGAACAGGGTAAACGCCTTGCCAAGATTCTCTTGAATAATATAATGCTTGAAATGACAGGCGTTGAGATTCCCTACAAATACACTACCTTAAAGATAATGGGGCCAAATAACTTCGTTTCTGCGGTCATGATGGTGAATAATGAGATAAACAAACGTTTGGGCAAAGAGCGGGCGGAGTGTAGTTCTGAGGATTTTAGATCAGTACTTGACCCAAAGGTTCTAGATGAAATACTTAAGATTCTGGTTAGAAGAGTTCATAAAGCAAGGAGTGATTATGAGCAAAGGGAAACCTAAGGGTCCAACCCCTTCACTTATTTCCGGTACTAATGGCACACCAAAAAGAGCAAGCGTTAAAAGAAAATCGGCTTGCAAACGCTGTAAGACAACGCTAGAAAAGGGTACTACGTGCATTGATATTCCTCAATCTGGACGTGGAGTTTCTAGCAAAAAGCGATATTGCAATGACTGTTTTAAAAATATACTTGAGA from Candidatus Zixiibacteriota bacterium includes the following:
- a CDS encoding DEAD/DEAH box helicase family protein, encoding MDNIEKEWLSIEEAGAYLNLGKTVIYELAREGRIPASKIGKKWTFEKKQLDEWLRSNQPVESFFVSLDANIDSNLNLREPQIEGYISTYEFFQEGQSKAIIQIPVGCGKSGLASILPIGLARGRVLVIAPNLTIKNTLYESMDITNRRKCFWRKVKVLSNSQMSSGPLVCTLESGNISVAEKAHIIITNIQQLATNGDKWLAQFPDRFFDMIIIDEAHHSAASSWKKVLDKFPDSKVVHLTATPFRSDRQEIDGKLVYRYSFRSATLKGYIKRLKASYIAPKEIEISFSDDENRIYTLEEVLELKEEEWFSRNVALAKPCNQHIVDNSLAKLEDLRITGTRHQLIAVACSINHAKEIRSLYIERGYNAEVIHSKLTTDEKDDIMRNLYNGTLDCIIQVQMLGEGFDHPKLSVAAIFRPFRTLAPYIQFVGRIMRVVVQNRPSHPDNNGHIVTHLGMNLDQRLKEFKQFENDDQAFWEKVISGAEPEVPKSVREGSARLSADESDVVISGEIVDALWEEDFADMDEKYIIEDLREKLKSLGLDPSIAEEIIKQAKGKTISQRNASEAFPILPQKEWETLKHQVYEQGKRLAKILLNNIMLEMTGVEIPYKYTTLKIMGPNNFVSAVMMVNNEINKRLGKERAECSSEDFRSVLDPKVLDEILKILVRRVHKARSDYEQRET